A single genomic interval of uncultured Desulfobacter sp. harbors:
- the dnaJ gene encoding molecular chaperone DnaJ, with protein MSEKRDYYEILGVTRDADKTTLKKAYRKLAIKYHPDKNPDNKEAENKFKEASEAYEVLSDDGKRQIYDQFGHQGLEGAGHSGPSGFEDIFSSFGDIFEDFFGFGGGRGGNRARRGSDLRYDMTIDFMEAAFGTEKTISIPKRETCDECNGSGAAPGSSAETCSQCRGTGQYIQSQGFFKVKTTCPYCKGRGTIIPNPCSKCRGTGRMEINRKVQVKIPAGVDVGSKLRLTGEGEASSTPNGPSGDLYVVINVKPHKFFQRERTDIICAIDISFIQAALGAEITVPTLVGEKKLKIPAGTQYGDSFQFKGEGIASLRNGRRGDQIIKVIVKTPTKLNQKQKDLLEEFDKLDANKISNKLKNLFKNL; from the coding sequence ATGAGTGAAAAACGAGATTACTATGAAATCCTTGGGGTAACACGGGATGCAGATAAAACGACGCTGAAAAAGGCTTACAGAAAACTTGCCATCAAATATCATCCGGACAAGAATCCGGATAATAAAGAGGCTGAAAACAAATTCAAAGAAGCGTCGGAAGCCTATGAAGTTCTGTCCGACGACGGCAAACGCCAGATTTATGACCAATTTGGTCACCAGGGACTTGAAGGCGCCGGCCATTCCGGTCCCAGCGGATTTGAGGATATATTTTCAAGTTTCGGGGATATTTTTGAAGATTTTTTCGGTTTCGGCGGCGGGCGTGGTGGCAACCGGGCCAGGCGGGGATCAGATCTGCGCTATGACATGACCATAGATTTTATGGAGGCTGCCTTTGGTACGGAAAAAACCATCTCCATACCAAAGCGGGAAACCTGTGACGAGTGCAACGGTTCCGGTGCCGCACCCGGTTCCTCTGCAGAAACCTGTTCCCAATGCCGGGGCACAGGACAGTATATCCAGAGCCAGGGCTTCTTTAAAGTCAAAACAACCTGTCCTTATTGCAAGGGCAGGGGGACAATTATTCCCAATCCCTGTTCTAAATGCCGTGGCACCGGCCGTATGGAAATCAACCGTAAAGTCCAGGTTAAAATTCCTGCTGGTGTGGATGTGGGATCGAAGCTGCGTCTTACCGGAGAAGGCGAGGCTTCCAGCACGCCCAATGGTCCGTCGGGTGATCTCTACGTAGTAATTAATGTCAAACCCCACAAGTTTTTTCAGCGGGAGAGAACCGATATTATCTGCGCCATTGATATTTCGTTTATCCAGGCAGCCCTTGGTGCTGAAATTACCGTACCCACGCTGGTGGGAGAAAAAAAATTAAAAATCCCCGCCGGGACACAATATGGAGACTCTTTCCAGTTTAAAGGAGAGGGTATTGCCTCTTTGAGAAACGGCCGGAGAGGAGATCAGATTATCAAGGTAATCGTCAAAACGCCTACCAAACTCAACCAAAAACAAAAGGATCTGCTTGAAGAGTTTGACAAACTTGATGCAAATAAAATATCAAACAAGCTGAAAAATTTGTTTAAAAACCTGTGA
- the queD gene encoding 6-carboxytetrahydropterin synthase QueD produces MFELKVKTRFAGAHQLAMVGRKCENLHGHNWQVEVYVKGEKLNDAGVLADFGDIKRAVRAVVDGELDHQFLNELPAFEDKQPTSERIAVYIAGKVQAYIDKHLEEKIVVSRVMAWESDDACAIYYPI; encoded by the coding sequence ATGTTTGAACTAAAGGTTAAAACCCGGTTTGCCGGGGCACACCAGCTTGCCATGGTGGGCCGGAAATGTGAGAACCTGCACGGACACAACTGGCAGGTGGAGGTGTATGTCAAAGGCGAGAAATTAAACGACGCCGGGGTTCTGGCCGATTTTGGGGATATCAAACGGGCGGTCCGAGCTGTTGTGGACGGAGAACTGGACCACCAATTTTTAAACGAACTGCCTGCATTCGAAGACAAACAGCCCACGTCCGAACGTATTGCCGTTTATATTGCAGGCAAGGTTCAGGCATACATAGACAAACACCTGGAAGAGAAAATCGTGGTTTCCAGAGTCATGGCCTGGGAATCCGATGATGCCTGCGCCATTTATTATCCTATCTAA
- a CDS encoding FAD-dependent oxidoreductase, translating into MTYDVIIVGGGPAGLFAAYYLMEHANLKVLLIERGKQPEKRKCPITKVQKCAQCNPCNILSGIGGAGLYSDGKLNFIPRLGKTDLTQFMPMAQAQALIDETEDIFTRFKMDAKVFPTNMAEAGLIRKEAKRFGINLLLIRQKHLGSDNLPGYITGIADYIQSKGLEIRTCENVTDIIEKDGVIQGVLSDKGSYHAHNVILAPGRIGANWMSSLALKHGIELSQRGIEVGVRVEVHNDIMDDLCNVIYDPTFFIRTHTYDDLTRTFCTNQGGFVALENYQDFVCVNGHAYSNKKSSNTNFAFLSKVVLTEPITDNQAYGESIGRLASIIGGGKPILQRFGDLKRGRRSTWNRVKKSYIEPTMTNVVCGDIAMALPERILSNLIEGLETLNLVVPGVSNDETLLYAPEIKFFATQIETTPHLETKIKGMYVAGDGPGVAGNIVSAAATGLIPAKKIIASH; encoded by the coding sequence ATGACGTATGACGTAATTATCGTGGGCGGCGGCCCCGCAGGGCTGTTTGCAGCCTATTACCTGATGGAACACGCCAACCTCAAGGTCTTGCTCATTGAACGGGGAAAGCAGCCGGAGAAACGTAAATGCCCCATCACCAAAGTTCAGAAATGTGCCCAGTGCAATCCGTGCAATATTTTATCCGGTATTGGCGGCGCCGGCCTGTATTCAGACGGAAAACTTAATTTTATTCCAAGGCTTGGCAAAACCGATCTGACCCAGTTCATGCCCATGGCCCAAGCCCAAGCCCTGATTGATGAAACCGAGGATATTTTTACCCGCTTTAAGATGGATGCCAAGGTATTTCCCACCAACATGGCTGAGGCCGGTCTCATTCGCAAGGAAGCCAAGCGGTTCGGCATTAATCTTCTGCTCATCCGGCAAAAGCATCTGGGCAGTGATAACCTGCCGGGCTACATCACGGGCATAGCCGACTATATCCAGTCCAAAGGGCTTGAAATACGAACCTGCGAGAATGTAACGGATATTATAGAAAAAGATGGCGTTATCCAGGGGGTATTATCTGACAAGGGGTCCTATCATGCCCATAACGTAATTTTGGCACCGGGCCGCATCGGGGCCAATTGGATGTCGTCCCTGGCCCTTAAACATGGCATTGAATTGAGCCAACGGGGTATAGAAGTCGGTGTCCGGGTGGAGGTACACAACGATATCATGGATGATTTGTGCAACGTAATCTATGACCCCACCTTTTTCATCCGCACCCACACCTATGATGACCTGACCCGGACCTTCTGCACCAACCAGGGCGGTTTTGTGGCGTTGGAAAATTACCAGGATTTTGTTTGCGTTAACGGGCATGCCTATTCAAATAAAAAATCGAGCAATACCAATTTTGCCTTTCTGTCAAAGGTGGTACTTACGGAACCGATCACGGACAACCAGGCTTACGGGGAATCCATCGGGCGCCTGGCCAGCATCATCGGCGGAGGCAAACCCATTCTCCAGCGATTCGGGGATTTGAAACGGGGTAGACGATCCACCTGGAACCGGGTTAAAAAAAGTTACATTGAACCCACCATGACCAATGTGGTGTGCGGGGACATTGCCATGGCGCTGCCCGAGCGGATCCTATCCAATTTGATCGAAGGGCTGGAGACCTTAAACCTGGTGGTGCCCGGGGTGTCCAATGATGAAACCCTGCTTTATGCCCCGGAAATCAAGTTTTTTGCCACCCAGATTGAAACGACACCGCACTTGGAAACCAAAATCAAGGGCATGTATGTGGCAGGAGACGGACCGGGGGTGGCCGGCAACATCGTATCAGCAGCGGCCACCGGACTGATTCCGGCAAAAAAAATCATTGCATCACATTAG